In Halodesulfovibrio aestuarii DSM 17919 = ATCC 29578, the genomic stretch CTCTAGGCACTGCAGGACGTGCCTGCAACGTATATATGATGAAAAAACCCCCGCCCGTGGGGGAATGGTTTCAACCTACATAGATAAAAACCGGGCGGGGTTAAAAGAAAGAAACCTGTTAAGCCACTCCCTTTTTCTCAATATGCCCTATACCACTAACATTTTAGAGAGTCGAGTCTGCACTGAGGCACATATCCTGTTCATCCACAGTAAATTCTATATCTTAAATTAGAGAACGTTCAGTAAATAACGCATAACACCCATAAAAAGCTTGCTTTATTATCAGGAAAAATTACTGTTAAGAAAAGAGATCACTTGGAGGCGCATATGGCAAGATTTCGTGCACTAAAAACAGAACTGCGTTCCATGCTGGAACAACCAGACTGGGAAGCTTCCCTACAGCACATTGCTGCAATGCCTGCCGCACAGACAGTGGGACCGCTTATGTCGTTCTTTCTTTTCGGTGGAGAAATGAAATGGCGTGCCGTTACAGCATTTGGACTAGTAATGGGCAAACTGGCACAAGAAGACCTTGAGCAGGCACGCATAATTATGCGCCGCTTACTCTGGCATATGAATGAAGAGTCAGGAAATATTGGCTGGGGCATTGCTGAAGCAATGGCAGAGGCGATGATTAACAGCCAAACTCTAGCAAACGAATACAACCGGATGCTGCATTCGTATATTCGAGAAACCTCGGACGATGACAATTATCTCGACCATCCACCGCTCCGCAGAGGTGTCTACTGGGGACTTGGAAGAATGGCGAAGAAGTATCCGGAGCTCATACGTCCTTCTGTCAGAGCCTTATCATGGGGCTTGCAGGATGAAGATCCAGAAGGACGTGGACTTTCCGCATGGGCACTTGGCTTTATCGGCACGGAAACCAATATTCCGGCACTCAAAAGTTTACTGGACGACACCTGCCCCGTGGAACTCTTTGAAAACCGTAAAGTTCATTGCACCAGCGTTGCACAGCTTGCACAGCAGGCTATCAAACATATACAAAGTCACCACACCGTCGATTAGTATCTGTTCCAAAAGAAAAGGGTGGAGTTTTACCTCCACCCTTTCTTTTTATTTTCTCACCATAATATCAAGAATAACCTTGTCTGTTTCCACCATCCCCACCGTTCCGAGTCGGCCGAGGTTATGGATACAAATCTCAATATCATCATCAACAATACCGTCACTACCAGGTACACAAACACCTTTCACGGCCAACAGTGCAGAGCTAATAGCTGCTTCCACGCATGATGCAACCTTGAGTGCGCAAGAGGTCTTTGCTCCGTCGCAGATCATACCGGAAACAGAACCAACCATATTTTTGATGGTTCGTTCAATACCGTCATAATCACCTCCAAGAAGCATCACGATTCCGCATCCGGAACCTGTAGCAGCAAGAATTGCACCGCAAAGAGCTGATAAACGTCCCAAGTGATGCTTAAGATGAATGGCAGTTAAGTGACTCATGATAAGAGCACGCGCCATTTCTTCTTCAGACTTATTCAACCTGCGGGCGAAGGCCAGCACAGGAATTGTTGCCGTGATACCCTGATTACCACTGCCGGAGTTGCTCATAACCGGCTGCATAATGCCATCCATACGAGCATCAGAGGCTGCTGCTGCAAGTCTGGTAGCAAAGGATGTAATATCATCCGAACGCAATCCGAGAGCAATATCCTGATCCATAGAACGTCCGACCTTTAAGCCAAACTCATGCTCCAGGCCCTGAATAGCAATGGCTTCATTAAGCCTTACGGCTTCAAGGATAAAAGTAATTTTATCGAATGGAACATTCATAGCAAAATCATAAATCTTTGCCATGGTCAGTGGCCAGCTGTCTGCTTTGCTCTCTTCATCTTCAAATGCATAAGTAAAGACAATTTCGCTGTCTTTCGTTACTTCAGTAACCAATGTATGCTGTCGTTGAATAGTACACGTTGCAACATGGTCACCGTTAAAGACACTTACCTGCGCAAAGAGCAGCTCACTTGTATCTGCGAGTTCAACGAGCACATCGCCGGATGCAAGCATCCGCTTGCCTTCTTCAACGGCATTCTCAGTAATGTCACGCAATACCTCCAATGCCAAAGACGATTTCCCGCCTAATGCACCTACGGCAGCAGCAATACCAAGACCAGCCATACCGGTTCCCGGAACGCCCACACCCATACCGTTTTTCAGCAAGTTGCCACTTACCTGTACCAGTATACGTTCAGGTTTCTTCCCGAGTTCTTCTGCAGCCCGTGCCGCAGCAAGCGAGACCGTAATAGGCTCAGTACATCCAAGTGCCGGTACAACTTCACGATTTAAAATCGCTATATATTCATTCCATTCGTTTTTCATGACATTATGTCTCTCTGCCGCGCAATGCGCAGCAACTCATTACTTTTTATTGTTATTGAAAATACCTTCAAGCATCAGCGCAAGTGCACCGTCGCCTGTTACGTTACATGCGGTACCAAAGCTATCCTGCAATGCAAAAATAGCGAGAAGCAATGCCACACCTGCCGGATCAAAATGAAGAACACCAACAACAATACCGAGAGAAGCCATTACGGTACCACCCGGAACGCCAGGAGCACCAACTGCAAAAATACCAAACAGAAGAATAAACAATGCCATTGTACCAACAGGTGGCAAGGCACCATAAAGCATCATGGAAATAGTCATTGCAAAAAAGGTCTCTGTGAGCACAGAGCCACACAGATGAACAGTGGCGCCGAGCGGAATCATAAACTCTACAACGTTCTCTGATAGTACTTTAGATTTGGAAGCACACTTCAAAGATACAGG encodes the following:
- a CDS encoding DVU0298 family protein, with amino-acid sequence MARFRALKTELRSMLEQPDWEASLQHIAAMPAAQTVGPLMSFFLFGGEMKWRAVTAFGLVMGKLAQEDLEQARIIMRRLLWHMNEESGNIGWGIAEAMAEAMINSQTLANEYNRMLHSYIRETSDDDNYLDHPPLRRGVYWGLGRMAKKYPELIRPSVRALSWGLQDEDPEGRGLSAWALGFIGTETNIPALKSLLDDTCPVELFENRKVHCTSVAQLAQQAIKHIQSHHTVD
- a CDS encoding serine dehydratase subunit alpha family protein: MKNEWNEYIAILNREVVPALGCTEPITVSLAAARAAEELGKKPERILVQVSGNLLKNGMGVGVPGTGMAGLGIAAAVGALGGKSSLALEVLRDITENAVEEGKRMLASGDVLVELADTSELLFAQVSVFNGDHVATCTIQRQHTLVTEVTKDSEIVFTYAFEDEESKADSWPLTMAKIYDFAMNVPFDKITFILEAVRLNEAIAIQGLEHEFGLKVGRSMDQDIALGLRSDDITSFATRLAAAASDARMDGIMQPVMSNSGSGNQGITATIPVLAFARRLNKSEEEMARALIMSHLTAIHLKHHLGRLSALCGAILAATGSGCGIVMLLGGDYDGIERTIKNMVGSVSGMICDGAKTSCALKVASCVEAAISSALLAVKGVCVPGSDGIVDDDIEICIHNLGRLGTVGMVETDKVILDIMVRK